A genome region from Arthrobacter sp. V1I9 includes the following:
- a CDS encoding peptidylprolyl isomerase: MTAIATAKATIHTSLGDIVVNLFGNHAPKTVKNFVGLATGEQAWTHPESGEEKTGTPLYNGTIFHRIIKDFMIQAGDPLGRGVGGPGYQFDDEIHPELSFNQPYKLAMANAGIRMGKGTNGSQFFITTIPTDWLQGKHSIFGEVADEESKKVVDAIEGVRTGMGDRPVEDVTINSIDIEQL, translated from the coding sequence ATGACTGCAATCGCAACCGCAAAAGCAACCATCCACACCAGCCTCGGCGACATCGTCGTCAACCTCTTCGGCAACCATGCGCCCAAAACGGTCAAGAACTTCGTTGGCCTCGCCACCGGGGAGCAGGCGTGGACCCACCCGGAGTCGGGCGAGGAGAAGACGGGCACGCCGCTGTACAACGGCACCATCTTCCACCGCATCATTAAGGACTTCATGATCCAGGCCGGCGATCCGCTGGGCCGTGGCGTGGGTGGCCCAGGCTACCAGTTCGACGACGAGATCCACCCCGAACTCAGCTTCAACCAGCCCTACAAGCTGGCCATGGCCAACGCCGGCATCCGGATGGGCAAGGGCACCAACGGTTCCCAGTTCTTCATCACCACCATTCCCACTGACTGGCTGCAGGGCAAGCACAGCATCTTTGGTGAAGTGGCTGACGAGGAATCCAAGAAGGTAGTCGATGCCATCGAGGGCGTCCGCACCGGCATGGGCGACCGCCCGGTGGAGGACGTCACCATCAACAGCATCGACATCGAACAGCTGTAA
- a CDS encoding DUF3566 domain-containing protein, translated as MSNPDSFPKPNTSVPEGSRPSAAPRVNAPVRPQQRPAAPAAPAAAPGQRPSAPGQRPVQSDRPASGQPAPRTATGSPAQGQRPVQGQPGQRPAQGSPAQGQRPAQGTPGLVKPAPKAKVRRARLLVSKVDPWSVLKMAFLLSVALGIVTVVAAIVLWTVLDLTGIFDQVDSLLGTLAGSEGGGFELKKVASLGQVASFATIIAVVNVVLLTALSMLSAVLYNIAATLVGGIGVTLTDD; from the coding sequence GTGAGTAATCCGGACTCATTTCCCAAGCCGAACACTTCTGTTCCCGAGGGAAGCCGGCCCTCGGCTGCGCCCCGCGTGAACGCTCCTGTTCGTCCCCAGCAGCGGCCGGCAGCGCCGGCAGCGCCGGCAGCTGCTCCGGGCCAGCGCCCCTCGGCTCCCGGCCAGCGGCCTGTCCAAAGCGACCGTCCGGCGTCGGGCCAGCCGGCCCCGCGCACGGCCACTGGAAGTCCGGCACAGGGTCAGCGGCCCGTGCAGGGCCAGCCCGGTCAGCGGCCGGCGCAGGGAAGCCCCGCACAGGGCCAGCGTCCTGCGCAGGGGACGCCCGGACTGGTGAAGCCGGCGCCGAAGGCCAAGGTTCGGCGCGCGCGGCTGCTGGTCAGCAAGGTGGATCCCTGGTCCGTGCTGAAGATGGCGTTCCTGCTCTCGGTGGCGTTGGGAATCGTTACCGTGGTGGCCGCAATCGTTCTATGGACAGTCCTGGACCTCACGGGGATCTTTGACCAGGTGGACAGCCTGCTGGGGACGCTTGCTGGCTCCGAGGGCGGCGGCTTCGAGCTGAAGAAGGTTGCTTCACTGGGCCAGGTGGCTTCCTTCGCCACCATCATCGCCGTGGTGAACGTTGTCCTGCTGACCGCGCTCTCCATGCTCTCTGCCGTGCTCTACAACATCGCTGCCACCTTGGTGGGCGGCATCGGCGTTACCCTCACGGACGACTAG
- a CDS encoding DLW-39 family protein, translated as MKKLLVLAAAIAGVLVYRKAQESEARKTVWSKSTDTVD; from the coding sequence GTGAAGAAGTTGCTGGTACTGGCAGCTGCCATCGCAGGCGTCCTGGTCTACCGCAAGGCACAGGAATCCGAAGCCCGGAAGACAGTCTGGAGCAAGTCGACCGATACGGTTGACTAG
- a CDS encoding glycosyltransferase family 2 protein has protein sequence MPADQSSGDALNDAAELPRVSIVIPAYNEESVIRQCLIAAIYQSVPAHEIIVVDNLSKDRTADIVRQMQLEYPESPIILLSQDREQGLIPTRNFGLDNATGDILGRIDADSVVEPDWVEQVQRAFLDQSVQAATGPVVYYDMPMRRFGLKADDKMRQLMLKLAKHQYHFLFGSNMALRSSAWQIIRSETCRDEKDEMHEDIDLSLHLADHDLKINYCPQMVSGMSARRLEDSPRDYRYYVTRFDRTYKAHNVKKMALKAPMVVFFSVYFPAKLLRAIHTVNTAQPVRRGGQ, from the coding sequence ATGCCAGCCGACCAATCCTCTGGGGATGCCTTGAACGACGCAGCAGAACTGCCCCGCGTATCAATAGTTATCCCGGCATATAACGAGGAGAGCGTGATCCGGCAGTGCCTCATAGCTGCCATCTACCAGTCTGTTCCCGCGCACGAGATCATCGTTGTGGATAACCTGTCAAAGGACCGCACTGCGGACATTGTCCGGCAGATGCAGCTCGAGTATCCGGAAAGCCCCATCATCCTGCTCAGCCAGGACAGGGAACAGGGCCTCATTCCCACCCGGAACTTCGGCCTGGACAACGCCACCGGGGACATTCTGGGCCGGATCGACGCGGACTCCGTAGTGGAGCCGGACTGGGTGGAGCAGGTGCAGCGGGCATTCCTGGACCAATCAGTCCAGGCAGCCACCGGCCCTGTGGTCTACTACGACATGCCCATGCGCCGCTTCGGCCTTAAGGCCGATGACAAGATGCGCCAGCTCATGCTGAAGCTCGCCAAACACCAGTACCACTTCCTGTTCGGCTCCAACATGGCCCTGCGTTCATCTGCCTGGCAAATCATCCGGTCAGAGACCTGCCGCGACGAGAAGGACGAGATGCATGAGGACATCGATCTTTCCCTGCACCTGGCGGACCACGACCTGAAGATCAATTACTGTCCGCAGATGGTTTCCGGCATGTCCGCACGCCGGCTGGAGGACTCACCGCGGGACTACCGCTACTACGTCACTCGGTTTGACCGGACCTACAAGGCCCACAACGTCAAGAAGATGGCCCTCAAGGCGCCCATGGTGGTGTTTTTCTCGGTGTACTTCCCGGCGAAACTCCTGCGCGCCATCCACACGGTCAACACAGCGCAGCCCGTCCGCCGCGGCGGTCAGTAG
- a CDS encoding DMT family transporter codes for MNLFFAALGVLGVASSGPLIAATLGATSVSALAIAFWRNAIGAAVMATPTLVREPAQFGRVTKAEFRWSVLAAVALALHFACFITSLQLTSVAAATALVCLQSAWIAVFQLFRGTRHRWQVLAGLGIAFGGVVAITGFDMGSSPEALTGDLLAVAGGALAGLYTLAGGKARQSMTTGTYTTLCYGMCAALVAVLALLGGQPLVGFEAAGWLGIAAITVCAQLIGHTAFNHLLATWSPLLVSMIILLEIPGAALLAALFLDEVLPAGTYAGLALILVGLAVVVLGQKPGRAAWRGRDKGTGDANGPPERPLAELGTD; via the coding sequence GTGAACTTGTTTTTCGCGGCCCTGGGCGTGCTGGGCGTTGCCTCCTCCGGCCCCTTGATAGCTGCCACGCTTGGAGCTACCAGTGTCAGTGCGCTGGCCATAGCCTTCTGGCGGAATGCCATCGGTGCCGCCGTCATGGCCACCCCTACCCTCGTTCGGGAGCCGGCCCAGTTCGGGAGGGTTACGAAGGCGGAGTTCCGCTGGTCCGTGCTGGCCGCCGTCGCACTGGCCCTGCACTTTGCCTGCTTCATCACTTCCCTGCAGCTGACGTCCGTTGCCGCAGCCACAGCCCTGGTCTGCCTCCAGTCCGCATGGATCGCGGTCTTCCAGCTTTTCCGGGGCACCAGGCACCGCTGGCAGGTGCTGGCCGGGCTGGGCATCGCGTTTGGCGGCGTCGTGGCCATCACGGGCTTCGACATGGGATCTTCTCCTGAAGCACTGACGGGAGACCTGCTGGCGGTGGCCGGCGGCGCCTTGGCCGGACTCTACACGCTTGCAGGCGGCAAGGCCCGCCAAAGCATGACCACGGGAACCTACACCACGCTGTGCTACGGGATGTGTGCCGCGCTGGTGGCCGTTCTGGCCCTGCTTGGCGGCCAGCCGCTGGTGGGGTTCGAAGCCGCCGGTTGGCTCGGCATCGCAGCCATCACCGTCTGCGCACAGCTTATTGGGCACACTGCCTTCAACCATCTGCTGGCCACCTGGAGTCCGCTCCTGGTATCGATGATCATCCTTCTGGAGATCCCCGGCGCGGCCCTGCTCGCAGCCCTGTTCCTGGACGAGGTGCTCCCTGCCGGCACGTACGCCGGGCTGGCGCTCATCCTGGTGGGACTCGCCGTCGTCGTCCTCGGGCAGAAGCCCGGAAGGGCAGCGTGGCGGGGACGGGACAAAGGTACAGGCGACGCTAATGGACCGCCGGAGCGTCCCCTGGCGGAACTGGGGACTGACTGA